One window from the genome of Castellaniella sp. MT123 encodes:
- a CDS encoding ABC transporter substrate-binding protein gives MVRKLSSMLALGAVALCFQVGPASAEEFTVGVDLPLTGHFAKQGIGQMRGIKIAAEAFKEASGGKDSIKLVTIDNESQPAKSVAAVEKLASQGVVAITGGYGSNVVGPASEAANKLGVPYVSSGAIADSLTKRGLKYYFQILNTEGYSRPVIELIKTFKVKSVSLVYSTAESTSALARDAQKGLEAAGLKVMMHQYEPSTTSFTPILNKVRLQDKPDVLLMVGYQNDEIGILRAAKLLKPAVKTIVGTYEVAVPEMVTENPDLVQNVFGLSLLSFPAEFPTPDGKTFSAIHRKIFPGEDFGYIEEYGYAGAKVVFDALLKATASGQKASRDSLRDIIAKTDEDTVLGKIRFDAGGLNTEYMQHIGQIQGKKVVIVWPDDQATGKMVYPGLPW, from the coding sequence ATGGTTCGAAAATTGAGCAGCATGCTGGCGCTGGGGGCGGTCGCGCTCTGCTTTCAGGTCGGGCCCGCGAGCGCGGAAGAGTTCACCGTCGGGGTCGACCTGCCCTTGACCGGGCACTTCGCCAAGCAGGGGATTGGCCAGATGCGCGGCATCAAGATCGCCGCCGAAGCCTTCAAAGAGGCATCGGGCGGCAAGGACAGCATCAAGCTGGTGACCATCGACAACGAGTCACAGCCTGCCAAGTCGGTGGCCGCAGTCGAAAAGCTGGCCAGCCAGGGCGTGGTTGCGATCACGGGCGGCTATGGGTCCAACGTGGTGGGCCCGGCTTCCGAGGCAGCCAACAAGCTGGGCGTGCCGTATGTGTCCAGCGGCGCCATTGCCGATAGTCTCACCAAGCGCGGCCTGAAGTATTACTTCCAAATTCTGAATACCGAAGGTTATTCCAGGCCGGTGATCGAGCTGATCAAGACATTCAAGGTCAAGTCGGTTTCGCTGGTCTACAGCACGGCCGAATCGACCTCGGCGCTGGCCAGGGATGCCCAGAAAGGGCTGGAGGCGGCCGGGTTGAAGGTCATGATGCACCAGTACGAACCCAGTACGACCAGTTTCACGCCCATCCTGAACAAGGTGCGCCTGCAGGATAAGCCAGACGTCTTGCTGATGGTGGGGTATCAGAATGATGAGATCGGTATCCTTCGGGCGGCCAAGCTGCTCAAGCCGGCCGTCAAGACCATCGTGGGCACGTACGAGGTAGCGGTCCCCGAGATGGTCACGGAAAACCCGGATCTGGTGCAGAACGTCTTTGGCCTGTCGCTGCTGAGCTTCCCAGCCGAGTTTCCGACGCCGGACGGCAAGACGTTTTCCGCCATTCACCGCAAGATCTTTCCGGGTGAAGACTTCGGCTATATCGAAGAATACGGCTATGCGGGCGCCAAGGTGGTCTTCGATGCGCTCTTGAAAGCGACGGCTAGTGGCCAAAAGGCCTCGCGGGACAGCCTGCGCGACATCATTGCCAAGACGGACGAGGACACAGTGCTGGGCAAGATCCGCTTTGATGCGGGTGGCCTGAACACTGAGTACATGCAGCATATCGGCCAGATTCAGGGCAAGAAAGTCGTGATCGTCTGGCCAGATGATCAGGCGACCGGAAAAATGGTGTACCCGGGTCTGCCGTGGTAG